One genomic window of Vulgatibacter sp. includes the following:
- a CDS encoding Type 1 glutamine amidotransferase-like domain-containing protein codes for MTRKPTIVAMRGGGFSMEPENPLLDDYVLGRTGKSFPRACFLPTASGDADGYVEGGNTANLLAVWRVHGLDRILQRGWSEGIVLCGLSAGAPGGARWRLGGRRRRRPALRGDGVGRRGVVPRRRCSLAASKLRERSVIATAILAGEDGPDYHAGWLG; via the coding sequence GTGACGCGAAAGCCGACCATCGTCGCGATGAGGGGCGGGGGCTTCAGCATGGAGCCGGAGAACCCGCTCCTCGACGACTACGTCCTCGGACGCACCGGGAAGTCCTTCCCGCGCGCGTGTTTTCTTCCAACCGCCAGCGGTGACGCGGACGGTTACGTCGAGGGCGGCAACACCGCGAACCTGCTCGCAGTCTGGCGGGTGCACGGCCTCGACCGGATCCTGCAGCGGGGCTGGTCGGAGGGCATCGTCCTCTGCGGTCTCTCCGCCGGTGCGCCAGGGGGAGCTCGCTGGCGGCTGGGCGGCAGACGACGGCGTCGGCCTGCACTTCGAGGGGACGGAGTTGGCCGCCGTGGTGTCGTCCCGCGCCGGCGCTGCAGCCTGGCGGCTTCCAAGCTACGCGAGCGATCGGTCATCGCCACCGCGATCCTCGCAGGCGAGGATGGCCCCGATTACCACGCTGGCTGGCTCGGTTGA